GGCTTCAGCTCTGGCGATGGGATTGAGCTTGGTTGAACCGACCCTTGACGAAAAACGCATGATCTTCCATTCCGGATAGCGATTTTAAGACTTCAAACTATCCAAGCAATACAAAGGTTCCGTCCGACCTTTCAGCCGAACGGAACCTGTAAAAACTTCAACAATCAGACAAGCTTGGTGGTCGCGTAATACGCAGCTCCGACGATGCCCGCCTCGTTGCGCAGCTGGGCCTGCACAATCGGGGTCTTGATATCGATATACGGCAGGAACTTGTCGGCCATACGGCTCACGCCACCGCCGACCACGAAGAGGTCGGGGCTGAAGTACTTCTCAAGCAGACCGTAATACTTAGTGAGACGCTTGGCCCACTTCTTGTAACCGAGGCTCTTCTTGTCGCGCACCGACGATGCCGCATACTTTTCGGCATCACCCTTGCCCTTCTCAAGCTGGATATGGCCGAGCTCGGTGTTGGGCAGCAACACACCGTGATAGATGAGCGCAGTGCCAATGCCGGTGCCGAGCGTGGTGGCGATGACCAATCCGTCTTCGCCCTTGGCGGCACCATACTGTTGCTCGGCCAGCCCCGCGGCATCAGCGTCGTTGACGACCGTCACCGGACGGCCACAAGCCTTGGAGAAGACCTCGGTGACATCGAGACCAATCCAGGACTTGTCGAGGTTCGCCATGAAGTCG
The window above is part of the Bifidobacterium sp. ESL0732 genome. Proteins encoded here:
- the ppgK gene encoding polyphosphate--glucose phosphotransferase, giving the protein MIETAQAFGVDIGGSGIKAAPVDLEKGEFALPRLKILTPEVSTPDAVAAIVRQELEHFEVPAGAPVGIAFPAPIKPGKPLDFMANLDKSWIGLDVTEVFSKACGRPVTVVNDADAAGLAEQQYGAAKGEDGLVIATTLGTGIGTALIYHGVLLPNTELGHIQLEKGKGDAEKYAASSVRDKKSLGYKKWAKRLTKYYGLLEKYFSPDLFVVGGGVSRMADKFLPYIDIKTPIVQAQLRNEAGIVGAAYYATTKLV